The Petropleomorpha daqingensis genome includes a window with the following:
- a CDS encoding toll/interleukin-1 receptor domain-containing protein, with translation MPVPSSSSDRHTATWVASHRELATLAIQNFLETGSWPGFDQLQRNLDREDIVEDVETAARSLPTLYPWTAHDRIFRVPLHVARHVADAEPVVAACLHIILRVSELYLSDDREPELRRSDPGLTRFVDEELLLDRALSLLWDSPPQPLSSRASGGDAGWHCAINPGVARRLRGIHDIGDYVKLQRRIVEEAGGQPAADADAAPLPRNFSPALDGDDVPRGQIFVSHASADKELADKVRDMLVLAGVPQERFFYSSDRATGIPSGQDVGTYLRETLREASLVIELVSPTFLKRPMCLMELGGAWVMGLSTYPIVIPPLSRAEAVKAIGNVQMGIMGTAREMEDVFDELHDRLEQDAGLNFRLPQWKRAIDSHKAQIQALISAALLPGDQAAEVDGSWTRPSTPTLGGASPIGFSNESITNGRRGRELHVEVTNNDGVVHSGILAATFYDAVGAILGTEKVPLNQLGPGETKTVSFRNVPDHTRRKLQSDTLF, from the coding sequence ATGCCCGTCCCGTCGTCAAGCTCAGATCGCCACACCGCAACTTGGGTCGCGTCGCATCGTGAGTTGGCAACCCTAGCGATTCAGAACTTCCTCGAGACGGGCAGTTGGCCCGGCTTTGATCAGCTACAACGGAACCTTGACCGAGAAGACATCGTTGAAGATGTTGAAACTGCGGCGCGCTCCTTGCCGACCCTTTACCCATGGACGGCCCACGACCGCATCTTCCGGGTGCCGCTGCATGTAGCCCGTCATGTCGCCGACGCGGAGCCGGTAGTCGCAGCTTGCTTGCATATAATTCTGCGCGTTTCAGAGTTGTATCTGTCGGACGACCGAGAGCCTGAGCTTCGTCGATCCGATCCCGGACTCACTCGGTTCGTCGATGAGGAACTCCTCCTTGACCGGGCGCTTAGCCTGCTGTGGGACTCGCCGCCGCAACCCTTGAGTTCTCGGGCATCAGGCGGCGACGCGGGCTGGCATTGCGCGATCAATCCAGGGGTGGCGAGAAGACTGCGCGGGATTCATGACATAGGCGACTACGTGAAGCTGCAGCGGCGGATTGTCGAGGAAGCCGGCGGCCAGCCAGCAGCAGATGCCGACGCCGCTCCTTTGCCACGAAACTTCAGCCCCGCTTTAGATGGAGACGACGTGCCAAGAGGTCAGATCTTCGTAAGCCATGCCAGCGCGGACAAGGAGCTGGCCGACAAGGTTCGCGACATGCTTGTACTCGCGGGCGTTCCGCAGGAACGCTTCTTCTATTCGTCGGACAGGGCGACGGGAATCCCATCCGGCCAAGATGTCGGAACGTACTTGCGGGAGACATTGCGAGAAGCGTCACTGGTCATCGAGCTTGTCTCGCCAACCTTTTTGAAACGCCCCATGTGTCTAATGGAACTCGGAGGGGCTTGGGTAATGGGGCTGTCAACGTATCCCATCGTTATTCCGCCGCTCAGCCGAGCCGAAGCCGTCAAAGCCATCGGCAATGTCCAGATGGGGATCATGGGTACGGCGCGGGAGATGGAGGACGTGTTCGACGAGTTGCACGATCGGCTCGAACAGGATGCCGGCCTAAACTTCCGATTGCCCCAGTGGAAACGGGCCATCGATTCCCATAAAGCCCAGATTCAAGCACTCATAAGCGCAGCATTGTTGCCAGGAGACCAAGCCGCTGAGGTGGACGGGTCGTGGACGAGACCCTCCACCCCCACGCTTGGAGGTGCCTCCCCGATCGGCTTCAGCAATGAGTCCATAACCAATGGTCGAAGAGGACGCGAACTCCACGTCGAGGTGACGAACAACGATGGCGTCGTGCACTCGGGGATACTGGCGGCAACGTTCTACGACGCCGTTGGCGCCATCCTTGGAACCGAGAAGGTGCCTCTGAACCAACTAGGGCCGGGCGAGACCAAGACCGTGAGCTTCCGGAATGTGCCCGACCACACGCGACGCAAGTTGCAAAGCGACACCTTGTTCTAG
- a CDS encoding DUF4288 domain-containing protein gives MPGNILAVTDEPSSGWYAVRCVFAMEGVSEDAERTFEERVTLWRAESHDEAIDRAETEARDYATALALAEYVGLAQSYQLPDAPDDGVEVFSLLRDSDLAPSDYLDAFFDTGTKRQQKSP, from the coding sequence GTGCCTGGCAACATCCTGGCGGTGACGGACGAACCTTCCTCCGGCTGGTACGCAGTTCGATGCGTCTTCGCGATGGAAGGGGTCTCGGAAGACGCCGAGAGAACCTTCGAAGAGCGCGTCACGCTGTGGCGGGCAGAGAGCCACGACGAAGCGATCGACCGAGCAGAGACCGAGGCGCGTGACTACGCGACTGCCCTCGCTCTGGCGGAGTACGTGGGGCTCGCTCAGTCGTATCAACTGCCCGATGCACCGGACGACGGCGTCGAAGTGTTCTCACTGCTGCGGGACAGCGATCTGGCTCCTTCCGACTACCTCGACGCGTTCTTCGACACCGGCACCAAGCGGCAGCAAAAGTCGCCCTGA
- a CDS encoding EVE domain-containing protein yields the protein MRWIERLRRNGAQRRTGAGSATPTAGQTWLWVTGPEFYLDDGGRDRADLDPASFDGPRGWWTCHSDTRFGDVALLYRARQRKDIAYLVRAESDAYPLSAGDGLPGRNTHGCDYTVVKKFSRPLSIEAMRADPSLAEWAALKINFNGSVHRVPPAIWKRLLDRLTNRRPEEVRSAIEHRARELEDELALEQYLVNNGDIWRKLGYSLELRDQQRRWADRTRADLVYWDKAGGQYVVVELKARTVNGDTVGQVLRYMANARDELAGGRPTKGIVVGADLGKWGKSLLEEHPEVAFVSHDDLGASVVRRRTKRTRLPNVS from the coding sequence GTGCGCTGGATCGAGAGGCTCCGTCGCAACGGCGCTCAACGGAGGACCGGGGCCGGCTCCGCAACCCCGACGGCCGGACAGACGTGGCTTTGGGTCACCGGACCTGAGTTCTACCTGGACGACGGCGGCCGGGATCGAGCCGACCTGGACCCAGCGTCGTTCGACGGGCCCAGAGGCTGGTGGACGTGCCATTCCGACACGCGGTTCGGCGACGTGGCGCTCCTGTACCGGGCACGACAGCGCAAGGACATCGCATACCTCGTCAGAGCGGAGTCGGACGCGTACCCGCTCTCGGCGGGCGACGGGCTCCCGGGAAGGAACACCCACGGGTGCGACTACACCGTCGTCAAGAAGTTCAGCCGTCCGCTGTCGATCGAGGCCATGAGGGCGGACCCGTCCCTGGCGGAGTGGGCCGCACTAAAGATCAACTTCAATGGGTCCGTCCACCGGGTGCCCCCTGCGATATGGAAGCGACTCCTCGACCGGTTAACGAACCGGCGGCCGGAGGAGGTCCGGTCCGCGATCGAGCACAGGGCCCGCGAGTTGGAGGACGAGCTTGCGCTCGAGCAGTACCTCGTCAACAACGGCGACATCTGGCGAAAGCTGGGCTACTCTCTCGAGCTGCGCGACCAGCAGCGCCGTTGGGCCGACCGAACCCGGGCCGACCTCGTCTACTGGGACAAGGCCGGCGGGCAGTACGTGGTCGTCGAACTCAAAGCGCGCACCGTGAATGGAGACACCGTCGGTCAGGTGCTGAGGTACATGGCCAACGCTCGCGACGAGCTCGCCGGCGGGCGACCGACGAAGGGGATCGTCGTCGGAGCGGACCTAGGCAAGTGGGGCAAGTCCCTTCTCGAGGAACACCCGGAAGTCGCGTTCGTGAGTCACGACGACCTCGGGGCGTCGGTCGTGCGGCGTAGAACCAAACGGACGAGGCTCCCGAACGTCAGCTGA
- a CDS encoding HAD family hydrolase, translating to MTERTVLSSEPPALLFDLDGTLIDSVYQHVLAWQEALTRFGIELSVWKIHRRIGMSGGLFVAALLRETGGSLSTGQIRELNLAHAEAYGRRRDSVRPLPGARELLAALTRQDVTWAIATSGLAVAARPALDLLGLPADTPLVTRDQVRHAKPDPDLFLAAAARVGVAVSDAVVVGDSIWDLLAARRAGALGVGLLSGGYGSDELERAGAYRVYADPADLLGHLDEIGVRQQENWTDLPSEV from the coding sequence ATGACCGAGCGCACCGTGCTGTCCTCGGAGCCACCCGCGCTGCTGTTCGATCTCGACGGAACCCTGATCGACAGCGTCTACCAGCACGTGCTGGCCTGGCAGGAGGCGCTCACGCGATTCGGAATCGAGTTGTCGGTGTGGAAGATCCATCGCCGGATCGGGATGAGCGGCGGGCTGTTCGTCGCCGCCCTGTTGCGCGAGACCGGCGGATCGCTGTCGACCGGGCAAATTCGGGAGCTCAACCTCGCCCACGCCGAGGCCTACGGGCGCCGCCGGGACAGCGTCCGCCCGCTGCCGGGGGCCCGCGAGCTGCTCGCCGCCCTGACTCGCCAGGACGTCACCTGGGCCATCGCGACGAGTGGACTCGCGGTCGCGGCTCGGCCGGCCCTGGACCTGCTCGGCCTCCCCGCCGACACCCCGCTCGTGACCCGAGACCAGGTACGGCACGCCAAGCCCGATCCAGACCTGTTCCTCGCCGCCGCGGCACGGGTCGGCGTGGCCGTCAGTGATGCCGTTGTCGTCGGTGACAGCATCTGGGACCTGCTGGCCGCCCGACGGGCCGGCGCGCTCGGGGTTGGGCTGCTCTCCGGCGGATACGGCAGTGACGAACTCGAGCGGGCCGGTGCCTACCGGGTCTACGCCGACCCCGCCGATCTGCTCGGCCACCTCGACGAGATCGGCGTGCGCCAGCAGGAGAACTGGACCGATCTGCCGTCGGAGGTCTGA